The Rhizoctonia solani chromosome 14, complete sequence genome has a segment encoding these proteins:
- a CDS encoding Retrotransposon-derived protein PEG10 yields the protein MEPEPSLAALLEAITALTATVGSLQDQIKSQGEQITQLTAICKETNDLVGDKDQGGAQTKPGPLTGPVTPPTHSGGETHTPGTVRPGLKAPFRPTRGTGYDSKEEEEPRRPKKESQGMPRRSLSSLTPFDAGSSVKRPKMDLPDPYKGDTRGRKATQWLDRMLLWVALHRDQFNEEEQMVVWILYHMTDKAADWALPLIGTIIKGKGNPPTTIPALTAKFKEAFANPDAKRAAARKIAALTQTTTTSEYVTEFRNLMAELDWNTEAYIAQFTRGLHWKVKELLSTKDNIPNNDLEAIFAALVKIDNTRWENEENRPKKAPTKAPVATTTSTSTTTTRVRLSEDPNYVTPEERDRRRASGLCVKCGQKGHGIKQCPNGWKATIKEAAKIGQEESEKE from the coding sequence atggaaccggagccgtcccttgccgctctcctcgaggctatcacagccctcacagccacagtcgggtccttgcaggaccaaatcaaatcacaaggcGAGCAAATCACACAGCTCAccgccatatgcaaggaaaccaatgaccttgttggtgacaaggaccagggcggagcccaaaccaagcctggcccattgactgggcctgtcacccctcctacccactcaggaggggaaacccacactccaggcacggttaggcctgggctcaaggctcCCTTCCGCCCTACAAGGGGTACAGGGTATGactccaaggaggaagaagagccaAGGCGACCCAAAAAAGAGTCTCAGGGAATGCCTAGGCGGTcactcagctccctcaccccctttgacgcagggtccagcgtgaaaaggcccaagatggacctccccgaCCCCTATAAaggagacaccaggggacgcaaggccacACAATGGCTGGACCGCATGCTGCTCTGGGTGGCCCTACACAgggaccaattcaatgaggaggagcaaatggttgtgtggatacttTACCACATGACGGACAAGGCAGCCGACTGGGCACTCCCTCTCATTGGGActattatcaagggcaagggaaatccccccactaccatcccggccttaacagccaaattcaaagaagcctttgccaatccagatgcaaagagggcggccgccaggaagattgccgcattgactcagaccaccaccacgtctgagtacgtcacagaattccgcaatctcatggcggaacttgactggaacactgaggcgtacattgcccagtttacgcgcggtcttcactggaaggtgaaagaactcctgtccaccaaggacaacattcccaACAATGACCTAGAGGCCATATTCGCCGCCttggtcaaaattgacaacactcgtTGGGAGAACGAGGAAAACCGCCCTAAGAAGGCTCCCACCAAGGCTCCGGTCGCCACAACCAcctctacctccaccactaccaccagggtccgtttatcagaggaccccaattacgtcACTCCGGAAGAACGAGACCgtcgccgcgcgtctggcctctgcgtcaagtgcggccaaaaggggcatggcatcaaacaatgcccaaatggatggaaggccaccatCAAGGAGGCTGCCAAAATTGGTCAGGAAGAGTcggaaaaagagtaa